The Sinorhizobium fredii genome contains the following window.
GTGTAGGCGTCGCCCCGCTTGGCTATGTTCGCGCAAGGCACAACCGGCATTGTAGACTATCCATTGCTCTGACACATTCGTGCACGTTACGCTTGCCGCCGGTCTAAGCCGAAATTCGCGCCGGCGACAGCTCAATTGAATTTGCGGGTTTCGGATTCGGGAAAATCGTGAGCGACTCAAACGATAACAGCGCGGCGCAGTTCGGCCGCAATGAGACCGGGAGCAACGGGCCGATCATTCCGAAGTCGGCGAACGAGGCGCTACGACCCGAACGCGTGCCGGAGCCGCCGAAGCGTTCCAGGAAAGCACGCAGCCAGGTCGTCATCTTCCTCAATTTCCTGATGACCGTGGTGGTTTTCGTCGTGTTGGCGGCGGCGGGCGCCGTCTACTACGCCATGCATGAATACGAGAAAGCTGGGCCCCTGGAAGCGAACAGGAACTTCATCGTGCGCAGCGGGGCCGGCATTATTCAGATTGCCGAGGACCTGGAACGCAACAGCATCATCACCGACGCCCGTGTGTTCCGCTTCGTCTCCGAAGCCTATCTCGACAACGAAACGCTGAAGGCCGGCGAATACGAGATCAAGGCGCATGCGTCGATGCAGGAGATCATGGAACTGCTGAAATCCGGCAAGTCGATCCTTTATGCCGTGTCTCTGCCGGAAGGGCTGACGGTGAAGCAGATGTTCCGCAAGCTTGCGGACGACCCGGTGCTCGTGGGCGACCTGCCAACGGAACTGCCGGCCGAAGGCTCGCTGAAGCCGGACACCTACAAATTCACCCGCGGCACCAAGCGGGCCGAGATCGTCCAGCAGATGGTTGCGGCACAAAAGTCGCTGGTCGAGCAGATCTGGGAAAAGCGTGACCCGAAGCTGCCGGTTTCGTCGGTCGACGAGTTCGTCACGCTCGCCTCCATCGTCGAGAAGGAAACGGGCCGCGCAGACGAACGGCCGCGTGTAGCCTCCGTGTTCATCAACCGGTTGGAAAAAGGCATGCGCCTGCAGTCGGATCCGACGATCATCTACGGCATCTTCGGCGGCGAGGGCAAACCAGCCGACCGGGCGATCCTGAAGTCGGACCTGGAAAAGCAAACGCCCTACAACACCTATATCATCAAGGGCCTGCCGCCGACGCCGATCGCCAATCCGGGCCGGGCGGCGCTGGAAGCGGTGGCCAATCCGTCGCGTACGCCCGAGCTTTATTTTGTCGCCGACGGGACCGGCGGTCACGTCTTCGCCGCAACCCTCGAAGAGCACAATGCGAATGTGCGGCGGTGGCGAAAGCTCGAGGCCGAAAAGGCGGCCGAGGCGGCGAAGGCGGCTGCGGATGCCGCCACGGTGCCCGAGGCGCAATAGACAGGCTCATTGTGGACGATTGGCGGACGGCGCGGATATCCCTTGCGGTATGCCGCGCCGTCGCCCTATTGCTGTCTGCACGACAGCGCCTTGCGTTCTTGCGGACGCACAAAGCCGCTGTAGCTTAGCAACGCTGCGTGTTTGGCCCTCGTCTGCAATCGGCTAGAGGAAGCACTCAGCAGCGAAATGGAGGAAACCATGCCGCTCCAATCGATGACCGGCTTCGCCAGGAGAGAGGGGAGCAGCGGCCGCTATCGCTGGGCCTGGGAGTTGCGCTCGGTCAACGGCAAGGGGCTCGATGTGCGGCTCCGCCTGCCGCAGGGGCTGGAGCGTTTCGAGCCCGACTGTCGGCGTCTTGCTCCGCAGTATTTCTCTCGCGGCAACCTGCAGATCGCCCTGTCGGTCAGCGGCGGCGAGACGGCCGTCGACGCCGTGATCAATCGGGGTGCCCTGGACGC
Protein-coding sequences here:
- the mltG gene encoding endolytic transglycosylase MltG gives rise to the protein MSDSNDNSAAQFGRNETGSNGPIIPKSANEALRPERVPEPPKRSRKARSQVVIFLNFLMTVVVFVVLAAAGAVYYAMHEYEKAGPLEANRNFIVRSGAGIIQIAEDLERNSIITDARVFRFVSEAYLDNETLKAGEYEIKAHASMQEIMELLKSGKSILYAVSLPEGLTVKQMFRKLADDPVLVGDLPTELPAEGSLKPDTYKFTRGTKRAEIVQQMVAAQKSLVEQIWEKRDPKLPVSSVDEFVTLASIVEKETGRADERPRVASVFINRLEKGMRLQSDPTIIYGIFGGEGKPADRAILKSDLEKQTPYNTYIIKGLPPTPIANPGRAALEAVANPSRTPELYFVADGTGGHVFAATLEEHNANVRRWRKLEAEKAAEAAKAAADAATVPEAQ